One Euphorbia lathyris chromosome 1, ddEupLath1.1, whole genome shotgun sequence DNA segment encodes these proteins:
- the LOC136232619 gene encoding uncharacterized protein: MTMLGMQADMQCHYFPSYFSTRDVNLNANCSVWPSSNADNILMNGHYYNGNLAPPFPDQQYLAYKDKLKQIMLQHEAIFKSQVHELHRLYNRQRELMVEVKRSEFGGQHLQLENSTSNQILSETSFEYKKKTCIVSAVPWLNPTHGQSFVPSAENNYVQGNMVLAGSSSVQTEGHRKESELVESNCIKVGKKILDLELPAYEYIDSEPEESLAEETNPSENLQKIDVEPCRAIDDASFSLRTKCFADLNEPIKPEEEVDSEYNGFLHPVPGYVEIEHQDLPGKGNSQLQFQTQVIRNTNTTEDPQSSPDVMQLDKDDGQQEFLYDNDEDDDEVDGVCEISPSLLLDLNSGNLLTKRKYECGSSSLSSLRKHTLDLVRTPIVQALPCYRSSALLSGISKQRSHQYAGDISCPAINLESEPDDGNKKHINGSMDLMLTRDIDLNSISPCYSPDVVANGFCLADVETKFKGLTEETESSKKLDSDCISMPDLGEQLIAGDLDSVSRPDNKSSGSKFHVDLNSYISEDESLPLPSPSTEVELHAPESPENKERSPPRGDSDKNQLDMPCELLMLENGKPEEDLVTMAAEAIVSISSSEVQSNSTTSPSEALKGDLLYWFAKLASSVVDDPDSEFGVVLCCKKPNHHNEYSTDEIDSFEAMTLQLEETKAEEYCCNTSIQEESASLARRGRTRRGRQQRKDFQNEILPSLASLSRYEVSEDLQAIGGLIEAAQCSSGGRRTGRNGWSRGRRGRPSLSSKAEMETETSLCMALDQQNRHGECSVEERNIIDWGKITRRRRGQRCPANNPRLIVSQV; encoded by the exons ATGACAATGCTGGGAATGCAAGCAGATATGCAGTGCCACTACTTTCCCAGTTATTTTTCAACTAGAGATGTTAatttaaatgcaaactgtagcgtTTGGCCCTCAAGTAATGCTGATAATATCCTGATGAATGGTCACTACTACAATGGGAACTTGGCACCACCATTTCCAGACCAACAGTATTTGGCATACAAGGACAAACTCAAGCAGATTATGCTTCAGCATGAAGCTATATTTAAGAGTCAG GTCCATGAACTCCATCGCCTTTACAACAGACAAAGAGAATTAATGGTTGAAGTGAAAAGGAGCGAGTTTGGTGGACAACACTTGCAGCTGGAAAACTCAACCTCAAATCAAATATTATCAGAAACCTCGTTTGAGTATAAAAAGAAGACATGCATAGTTTCTGCTGTACCCTGGCTGAATCCTACTCATGGTCAATCCTTTGTTCCATCTGCTGAAAACAATTATGTTCAGGGAAATATGGTGTTGGCAGGTAGCAGCAGTGTTCAAACTGAAGGCCACAGAAAAGAGTCCGAATTGGTGGAGTCGAACTGTATAAAAGTTGGTAAAAAGATATTGGATCTGGAACTTCCAGCTTATGAGTACATTGATAGTGAGCCAGAGGAATCTTTGGCTGAGGAAACAAATCCTTCTGAGAATTTGCAGAAGATTGATGTAGAACCATGTCGTGCAATTGATGatgcttctttttctttgagaaCAAAATGCTTTGCTGATTTGAATGAACCCATTAAGCCTGAGGAAGAAGTAGATAGTGAATACAACGGTTTTTTACATCCGGTCCCAGGCTATGTGGAGATCGAACACCAAGATTTGCCTGGGAAAGGAAATTCACAGCTTCAATTTCAAACACAGGTTATCCGAAATACAAACACAACAGAGGATCCTCAATCTTCCCCCGATGTTATGCAGCTGGACAAGGATGATGGTCAACAGGAATTCCTATACGATaatgatgaagatgatgatgaagtCGATGGAGTTTGTGAAATTTCACCATCTCTTCTGTTGGATCTGAATAGTGGAAATTTGCTGACCAAAAGGAAATATGAATGTGGTTCATCTTCTCTTTCATCTTTGAGAAAGCATACACTTGATCTTGTGAGGACCCCTATAGTTCAAGCACTTCCATGTTATAGAAGTTCTGCACTCTTGAGTGGAATCTCTAAGCAAAGAAGCCATCAATATGCCGGAGATATTTCTTGCCCTGCAATAAATCTTGAATCTGAACCAGATGACGGCAATAAAAAGCACATTAATGGTTCTATGGATTTGATGTTGACCAGGGATATAGACCTCAATTCCATTTCTCCTTGTTATTCTCCAGATGTGGTTGCCAATGGTTTTTGCCTTGCAGATGTAGAAACGAAATTCAAAGGGTTAACAGAAGAAACCGAATCGAGTAAGAAACTTGACTCGGACTGCATTTCTATGCCTGATTTAGGAGAGCAGCTCATTGCAGGTGATCTAGATTCAGTAAGTAGGCCTGATAACAAGTCCTCAGGGTCTAAATTTCATGTTGACCTCAACTCATACATTAGCGAGGATGAATCTTTGCCACTGCCCTCTCCATCAACAGAAGTAGAGTTGCATGCACCTGAAAGCCCTGAAAACAAGGAGCGGTCTCCACCTAGAGGAGATTCGGACAAAAACCAGCTTGATATGCCTTGTGAACTGTTAATGCTGGAAAATGGGAAACCAGAAGAGGATCTTGTAACAATGGCAGCAGAGGCCATAGTTTCAATTTCATCATCCGAGGTACAAAGTAACTCAACTACCAGTCCATCTGAAGCTCTGAAGGGTGACTTGCTCTATTGGTTTGCGAAGCTAGCTTCTTCTGTAGTAGATGATCCAGATAGTGAATTCGGTGTGGTTTTGTGTTGTAAGAAACCGAATCATCATAACGAGTACTCTACAGATGAGATTGACTCCTTCGAGGCCATGACATTGCAGCTGGAGGAAACAAAGGCAGAAGAGTACTGTTGTAACACTAGCATACAGGAGGAATCAGCTTCATTGGCAAGGAGAGGCCGGACACGAAGGGGAAGGCAGCAGCGGAAGGACTTTCAAAACGAAATCCTCCCAAGTCTCGCCTCTTTGTCAAGGTATGAAGTGAGTGAGGATCTTCAGGCAATAGGAGGGTTAATTGAGGCTGCACAATGCAGCAGTGGTGGAAGAAGAACAGGTAGAAATGGGTGGAGTAGGGGGAGGAGGGGGAGGCCCTCTTTATCTTCGAAGGCGGAAATGGAAACAGAAACGTCACTCTGCATGGCACTGGATCAGCAAAACAGACATGGTGAATGCAGTGTGGAGGAGCGGAATATAATAGACTGGGGGAAGATAACAAGGCGGCGCAGGGGACAGCGATGTCCTGCTAATAATCCACGTCTTATTGTGAGCCAAGTGTAG